A region from the Leptospira ellinghausenii genome encodes:
- a CDS encoding TolC family protein: MKHLIRYLLIPFLGFMTTSVFSKEKAVYELHSKDELFYLGEDSRAQDSKEKWNLDELENFAVSSNPLYLREKQNIGMARGDVITASLYYNPIVNMQQQFMGASSKAATGLPETSIIYNQPFDMSGVIPQREKVAKQEFLATIASFRDFDRLFRLRLRQNFWTYLYVTEQINYQKEFLENYQDLLDLTKLRAEKGDISFLEYDRLALERVQIEREYRNARILRAQVVKNLRVLIGISDINSPLNIKGRLEFISTKEFGIDLNDFDIEERPDLVALKIRQQRERMNIELKKREIIPPLTLGVEFLNKGNENVAGVYAATPLPLFDRKQGEILKSEESYKKLGFDVDAKRNEILSEISAAIKELQARESQLLDYQKMGLLEKNKEVQEKSRLAYIRGASNLVTFLEAEKNYLSVLRSYYEIIYLYYNALEGYKASIGKMDNSEF; the protein is encoded by the coding sequence ATGAAGCATTTAATTAGATATCTACTCATCCCATTTTTGGGATTCATGACAACTTCAGTTTTTTCAAAGGAAAAAGCTGTATATGAATTACATTCTAAGGATGAGTTGTTTTATTTGGGCGAAGATTCAAGAGCGCAGGATTCCAAAGAAAAATGGAATTTGGACGAGTTAGAAAATTTTGCTGTTTCGAGTAATCCACTGTATTTGCGAGAAAAACAAAATATTGGTATGGCTCGTGGTGATGTGATCACTGCGAGTTTGTATTACAATCCCATTGTCAATATGCAACAGCAGTTTATGGGTGCCTCTTCCAAAGCAGCAACAGGTCTTCCTGAAACATCGATCATTTACAACCAACCTTTTGATATGAGTGGTGTGATTCCACAACGTGAAAAGGTTGCCAAACAAGAGTTTTTGGCAACGATCGCTAGTTTTCGGGATTTTGATCGTTTGTTTCGGTTACGCCTACGCCAAAATTTTTGGACCTACTTATACGTTACGGAACAGATTAATTACCAAAAAGAATTTTTAGAAAATTACCAAGACCTACTCGACTTAACGAAGTTACGTGCTGAGAAAGGAGATATTTCTTTTTTAGAGTATGATCGTTTGGCTCTGGAAAGAGTGCAAATCGAAAGAGAATATCGAAATGCCAGGATCCTTCGCGCTCAAGTTGTTAAAAACTTGCGAGTGTTAATCGGAATTTCTGATATCAATTCACCACTCAATATTAAAGGAAGGTTGGAATTTATCTCCACGAAGGAGTTCGGAATTGATCTCAATGATTTTGATATTGAGGAAAGACCAGACCTTGTTGCATTAAAAATAAGACAACAACGAGAACGGATGAATATTGAACTCAAAAAAAGAGAAATCATTCCTCCGCTTACCCTCGGGGTAGAGTTTTTGAATAAAGGAAATGAAAATGTTGCAGGTGTTTATGCAGCCACTCCACTTCCACTTTTTGATCGTAAACAAGGTGAGATATTAAAATCAGAAGAATCTTATAAAAAATTAGGATTTGATGTAGATGCGAAAAGAAATGAGATTTTATCTGAAATTTCTGCTGCCATCAAAGAATTACAAGCAAGAGAGTCACAGTTACTAGATTACCAGAAGATGGGACTTTTAGAAAAAAACAAAGAAGTGCAAGAAAAATCGAGGCTTGCATACATTCGTGGTGCTTCCAATTTAGTTACGTTTTTGGAAGCCGAAAAAAACTATCTTAGTGTGCTTAGAAGTTATTATGAAATCATTTATCTTTATTACAACGCTTTGGAAGGATATAAAGCATCCATAGGAAAAATGGATAACTCGGAGTTTTAA
- a CDS encoding efflux RND transporter periplasmic adaptor subunit, translating to MQNELNLKKIRNISILVLLGSVLYFGYTKFFGAGKKTEALTEDKSKFAISSEIQKNHPFSVVYLQERALEEELQLPGTVSYDMNNVAKVGSRVNGRILQVFVKEGEYVKKSTALASIQSVDLGTTEANYLKARARLEALKVQADRAKDLYERKVTSAKEYEMSLMDYKSVKAEMETSRNALENLGLNETEIANLEAGKYNSKNLYIRTPISGTVTEREAIIGQAVNARDNLFTVADLSVLWINLEVYEKDLASIRVGNEAKVIPIGSKDESLKAVVSHVGDIIDPVKKTAEIRLEVRNSKGRLRPGQSVTATVVGAMVTSSVNKAKVIPSNCIHKIEGENFIFVRNPDGSFSAKKIGIGKTYDNWVEVTDGVGSGEAIVEEGSFVLKSEYLKL from the coding sequence ATGCAAAATGAATTGAATTTAAAAAAAATCAGAAATATTAGTATTCTCGTATTACTTGGAAGTGTGTTGTATTTTGGTTATACAAAGTTCTTTGGAGCTGGAAAAAAAACTGAAGCACTCACTGAGGATAAATCGAAATTTGCCATTTCCAGTGAAATACAAAAAAATCATCCCTTTTCCGTGGTTTATTTACAGGAAAGAGCTTTAGAAGAAGAATTACAACTCCCCGGAACAGTTTCGTATGACATGAATAATGTGGCGAAAGTTGGTTCCCGTGTGAATGGTCGAATCTTACAAGTCTTTGTAAAAGAGGGTGAATACGTTAAAAAAAGTACAGCACTTGCATCCATCCAATCTGTTGACTTAGGAACAACTGAAGCTAATTACTTAAAAGCTCGAGCAAGACTCGAAGCATTAAAGGTTCAAGCTGATCGTGCAAAAGATTTGTATGAACGAAAAGTAACTTCAGCCAAAGAATATGAAATGTCTCTAATGGATTATAAGTCTGTAAAGGCAGAGATGGAAACATCTCGGAATGCTTTAGAAAACTTGGGTCTAAATGAAACTGAAATCGCAAATTTAGAAGCTGGCAAATACAATTCTAAAAATTTATACATCCGAACTCCCATCTCCGGTACAGTCACAGAAAGGGAAGCGATCATTGGGCAAGCAGTCAATGCACGTGATAACTTATTCACAGTTGCCGATTTATCAGTGTTATGGATTAATTTAGAAGTATATGAAAAAGATTTAGCTTCGATACGTGTGGGAAATGAAGCAAAGGTGATTCCCATTGGATCTAAAGATGAATCCTTAAAAGCCGTTGTCTCTCATGTGGGTGATATCATTGATCCTGTGAAAAAAACAGCAGAAATACGATTGGAAGTACGAAACTCAAAAGGTAGATTACGTCCTGGACAAAGTGTCACAGCAACCGTTGTGGGTGCAATGGTTACATCATCGGTTAACAAAGCAAAGGTGATTCCATCAAATTGTATTCATAAAATCGAAGGGGAAAACTTTATTTTTGTCAGAAATCCAGATGGTTCTTTCTCAGCGAAAAAAATTGGGATAGGGAAAACCTATGACAATTGGGTAGAAGTGACAGATGGTGTTGGTTCTGGAGAAGCTATTGTAGAAGAGGGGAGTTTTGTCTTAAAAAGTGAATATTTGAAACTATAA
- the lexA gene encoding transcriptional repressor LexA, whose translation MKDLTEKQESVLQYISDTVREKGFPPTIREIGDQFGITAKGAYDHLKAIEKKGYIRTSKNQSRAIELLKGNADEALLVRASGIPLLGQVAAGNPILAEENIEEYIAVPDDLATKPGTFALKVKGDSMVEAGISDGDIAIIQKKDTARNGEIVVAMIDNEATLKVFYKEPDMIRLEPRNAKLKPIRTKKATIIGKLIGLYRIY comes from the coding sequence ATGAAAGACCTCACGGAAAAACAAGAATCTGTTTTACAATACATCTCGGACACGGTCCGTGAAAAGGGATTTCCCCCTACCATCCGTGAGATTGGTGACCAATTTGGAATCACTGCAAAAGGTGCTTACGACCATCTAAAGGCAATTGAAAAAAAAGGTTATATCCGCACTTCCAAAAACCAAAGCCGTGCGATCGAACTTCTGAAAGGAAATGCGGACGAAGCTCTTCTTGTGCGGGCTTCTGGAATCCCTCTCCTTGGGCAAGTAGCAGCAGGAAATCCCATCCTTGCGGAAGAAAACATTGAGGAATACATTGCCGTCCCAGATGATTTGGCGACAAAACCGGGAACCTTTGCCTTAAAAGTAAAAGGTGATTCCATGGTGGAAGCAGGGATCAGCGATGGGGACATTGCCATCATCCAGAAAAAAGATACGGCAAGGAATGGTGAAATTGTCGTCGCTATGATTGATAATGAAGCCACTCTTAAGGTGTTTTACAAAGAGCCTGACATGATCCGACTAGAACCTCGGAACGCAAAACTCAAACCCATTCGCACAAAGAAAGCAACGATAATTGGAAAACTCATAGGTCTCTATCGTATTTACTGA
- a CDS encoding LA_1448 family UV-C exposure upregulated protein: protein MSKHLFSLACITLSLFLVSCAPKKQEINAYDLKRVLERFAQNRIQTGLMADTKRPTPSDVQLFEEACDVYRLSVPEAKEMLKKENKALYESIYGNE, encoded by the coding sequence ATGTCGAAACATCTCTTCTCACTCGCCTGTATCACACTCTCCCTTTTCCTTGTCAGTTGTGCTCCCAAAAAACAAGAAATCAATGCTTATGATTTAAAACGTGTTTTGGAACGATTTGCTCAAAATCGAATCCAAACGGGGCTTATGGCAGATACCAAACGACCAACTCCATCAGACGTACAATTATTCGAAGAAGCGTGTGATGTGTATCGTTTGTCGGTCCCTGAGGCAAAAGAAATGTTAAAAAAAGAGAATAAGGCATTATACGAGTCAATATATGGAAATGAATAA
- a CDS encoding S41 family peptidase, whose product MKFSERFLWVSVTLSLLGLVFFLSIEKVKAISSDGEKYLQILHEVVAYIENDFVEPQEEKKIYIGAIQGALHSLGDPHTRFIDVDEFKELQNETKGSFGGIGVELNYQENAFVIVAPIEGTPAWKAGLLPQDKIIEINGKPVKSLSQAESFAMMRGEVGTSISMKIERKGLKEPFVVNLVRELIQIRFLRSFYLPEKETGYIKLVQFMGKDTGKEFAAAVKNLKDSGAKKLVIDLRMNPGGLLDLAIDLADLFLPPNSDIVSVKGRGGVLIKSFKSENRDLKFLDLPVAILVNGGSASASEILAGALKDNKRALIVGTQSFGKGSVQSIIPLSFGAGVAITIQKYYTPSGISIHGIGITPDHVINPVSANEDEKYALEKLFKKNLIRPFLESHSEFNEISITDFKEILKKENLKISDSVIRIFLFNEMRMGSSQSKPRLDLDIQLSEAINLLK is encoded by the coding sequence GTGAAATTTTCAGAACGTTTTTTATGGGTGAGTGTCACCTTGTCCTTGTTAGGATTAGTTTTTTTCCTCAGTATTGAAAAAGTAAAAGCGATTTCATCTGATGGGGAAAAATACCTTCAAATTTTACATGAAGTTGTTGCTTATATCGAAAACGACTTTGTTGAACCCCAAGAAGAGAAAAAAATATACATTGGAGCGATCCAAGGTGCCTTACATAGTTTAGGTGACCCACATACTCGTTTTATCGATGTGGATGAATTTAAAGAACTACAAAACGAAACCAAAGGGAGTTTTGGTGGCATTGGTGTAGAACTCAACTACCAAGAAAATGCATTTGTCATTGTGGCACCGATTGAAGGAACCCCTGCTTGGAAGGCTGGTCTTTTACCACAGGACAAAATCATTGAAATTAATGGGAAACCAGTCAAATCACTTTCCCAAGCAGAATCTTTTGCCATGATGCGTGGCGAAGTGGGAACCTCTATTTCCATGAAAATTGAAAGGAAGGGATTAAAAGAACCTTTTGTTGTCAATTTAGTGAGAGAACTCATTCAAATTCGTTTTTTACGTTCCTTTTACCTTCCTGAAAAAGAAACAGGTTACATCAAACTAGTTCAGTTTATGGGGAAAGATACAGGCAAAGAGTTTGCTGCTGCAGTTAAAAACTTAAAAGACTCAGGAGCCAAAAAACTTGTTATCGACCTCCGAATGAATCCAGGTGGACTCCTTGATTTAGCAATTGATTTAGCAGATTTGTTCCTTCCTCCCAATTCAGACATTGTCTCCGTAAAAGGTAGAGGGGGAGTTCTCATTAAAAGTTTTAAGTCGGAAAATCGTGATTTAAAATTCTTGGATTTGCCTGTTGCTATCTTAGTTAATGGTGGGTCTGCGAGTGCATCCGAAATTTTAGCTGGAGCGTTGAAGGACAACAAACGAGCGTTAATAGTTGGAACACAGAGTTTTGGAAAAGGAAGTGTTCAGTCAATTATTCCCTTGTCCTTTGGTGCTGGTGTTGCGATCACCATTCAAAAATACTATACACCATCAGGAATTTCCATTCATGGAATAGGAATCACTCCTGACCATGTCATCAATCCAGTTTCTGCCAATGAAGACGAAAAGTATGCTTTGGAAAAACTATTTAAGAAAAACTTAATACGACCTTTTTTAGAATCTCATTCAGAATTTAATGAAATCTCTATCACCGATTTTAAGGAGATCCTTAAAAAGGAAAATTTGAAGATTTCAGATTCTGTGATACGTATTTTTTTATTCAATGAAATGAGAATGGGTTCTTCCCAATCTAAACCAAGACTTGACTTGGACATTCAATTATCAGAAGCAATTAACCTATTGAAATAA
- the tsaD gene encoding tRNA (adenosine(37)-N6)-threonylcarbamoyltransferase complex transferase subunit TsaD, whose translation MVYGIGIESSCDETSIAIVKDGKELVSLKVYSQIETHSPYRGVVPEIASRAHLEKINSLLSVCMEESNLKFSDLQYVAVTGYPGLVGSLMIGAQLARCISLVHSIPIVLVNHLEAHLTVIGLEHDLPTFPWLGVLLSGGNSSIYIYKDFGELELLADTRDDSLGEAFDKVSAILGLPYPGGPIIEKMASSFEIPKGEKSPFPKLLKEDTQDTIRFSYSGLKTAVMYYLKSFTGMPPIEKIAYYFQKTAFELVVRNITKAIEKTQIKTIVAAGGVLANETLRSTLQSEAQNRSFQLYYPQKKIYCTDNGAMVACLGYHLWKEKKFVGLDFKISPKRNFEQIL comes from the coding sequence ATGGTTTATGGAATTGGGATTGAATCCAGTTGTGATGAAACGTCAATTGCCATTGTCAAAGATGGCAAAGAATTAGTTTCACTCAAAGTATACAGCCAAATTGAAACCCATTCTCCTTACCGGGGAGTGGTTCCCGAAATTGCCTCTCGCGCACATTTGGAAAAAATAAATTCACTTCTTTCTGTCTGTATGGAAGAATCAAATTTGAAGTTCTCTGATTTGCAATATGTTGCCGTGACAGGGTATCCAGGTCTTGTTGGGTCACTTATGATTGGAGCACAACTTGCAAGGTGTATCTCACTTGTGCATTCAATTCCCATTGTTCTTGTGAACCATTTAGAAGCACACTTAACTGTGATTGGACTCGAACACGATTTGCCCACATTTCCTTGGTTAGGTGTCCTGCTTTCGGGTGGGAATTCATCCATTTACATCTATAAAGATTTTGGTGAATTGGAATTACTTGCCGATACAAGGGATGATTCTCTTGGAGAAGCGTTTGATAAAGTAAGTGCCATTTTGGGTTTACCTTACCCAGGTGGCCCCATCATTGAAAAAATGGCATCTTCCTTCGAAATACCAAAAGGAGAAAAAAGTCCCTTTCCGAAGTTATTAAAAGAAGACACACAGGATACCATTCGATTCTCCTACAGCGGCTTAAAAACAGCTGTGATGTATTACCTAAAATCATTCACAGGTATGCCTCCCATTGAAAAAATTGCTTACTACTTTCAAAAAACAGCCTTTGAATTAGTTGTACGAAATATAACAAAAGCGATCGAAAAAACCCAAATCAAAACGATTGTTGCCGCTGGGGGAGTGCTCGCGAATGAAACACTTAGGTCTACCCTCCAATCGGAAGCCCAAAATCGATCTTTTCAATTGTATTACCCCCAAAAAAAAATTTACTGCACGGATAACGGAGCGATGGTGGCATGTCTTGGATACCATCTTTGGAAAGAAAAAAAATTTGTAGGGCTCGATTTTAAAATCAGTCCAAAACGAAACTTTGAACAAATACTATGA
- a CDS encoding CDP-alcohol phosphatidyltransferase family protein, which produces MKLKLTWIPNTLTLGNLTLGFVSMLLVSETNPSQPNSHELYSLAGVFIILAALFDGFDGMAARALNCTSELGADLDSLADLTTFGIAPGFLAYKMFFFDIKLDIFDKPDYLPLGMFIAALYPICAAYRLARFNVAHDPKSFNGLPSPVAGVVIGIFPMVFSVSQVPLWTAVTFFVITALLMVSTLRYSKPQVAMRGLFSWKKLGISLFGLGLILFAIGFYRWPYVMYGAVGFYVFSGIVSFLIQTIQDYRV; this is translated from the coding sequence ATGAAACTAAAATTAACTTGGATCCCCAATACCTTAACCCTCGGAAACCTCACTTTAGGTTTTGTTTCCATGTTACTTGTCTCTGAGACAAACCCAAGCCAACCAAATTCACATGAATTGTATTCCCTAGCAGGTGTGTTTATCATCTTAGCTGCGTTATTCGATGGTTTTGATGGAATGGCTGCGAGAGCTCTGAATTGTACGAGTGAACTTGGTGCTGATTTAGATAGCCTTGCAGACCTTACCACATTTGGAATTGCACCTGGTTTTTTAGCGTATAAAATGTTCTTTTTTGATATCAAACTCGATATTTTTGATAAACCAGATTATCTGCCTCTCGGAATGTTCATCGCGGCCTTGTATCCTATTTGTGCTGCTTACCGATTGGCAAGGTTCAATGTTGCCCATGATCCAAAGTCATTTAATGGACTCCCTTCTCCTGTGGCAGGTGTTGTGATTGGAATTTTCCCTATGGTTTTTTCAGTATCACAAGTGCCGTTATGGACTGCTGTTACCTTCTTTGTGATTACCGCATTACTTATGGTTTCCACGTTACGATACAGCAAACCCCAGGTAGCAATGCGTGGACTCTTTTCTTGGAAAAAATTAGGTATTAGCCTTTTTGGTTTGGGACTCATTTTGTTTGCAATTGGATTTTACCGATGGCCCTATGTGATGTATGGCGCAGTTGGTTTTTATGTATTTTCGGGGATTGTATCTTTCCTCATCCAAACCATCCAAGACTACCGAGTTTAA
- a CDS encoding STAS domain-containing protein — MIVFPLSDVVLTEVMFQYEIKRENSKAIIDLNGSLSLRDTPKLKLEIKELIDSDSVTELVFDFQHLTYLDSSGIGILLHTYSWTKEKNKKVKMVHLSSEIRTIFSVANLLEIFQVE, encoded by the coding sequence TTGATTGTATTTCCTCTTTCAGATGTTGTCTTAACTGAAGTTATGTTTCAATACGAAATCAAACGTGAGAATTCAAAAGCCATCATCGATCTGAATGGTTCCTTATCATTAAGGGACACACCCAAATTAAAATTGGAAATTAAGGAATTGATCGATTCAGATTCGGTCACAGAACTGGTTTTCGATTTCCAACACTTAACGTATCTGGATTCGTCGGGAATCGGAATCCTACTTCATACCTACAGTTGGACAAAAGAAAAAAACAAAAAAGTAAAAATGGTCCATCTCTCGAGTGAAATCAGAACCATTTTTAGTGTCGCAAATTTATTAGAAATTTTCCAAGTCGAATGA
- a CDS encoding MBL fold metallo-hydrolase produces MKIKFWGVRGSIGSPIRPENVKHKIEKILSLASPTDIQNEQSIHSFLNSLSFSSSSTYGGNTTCVEIRDKEGTLIIIDGGTGLRELGNQMMSSQFGKGVGHAYWILTHTHWDHIQGIPFFIPLFLPGNHFEFISSMSDAEKRLEHQFVFTHFPVSFDHYAAKKTFQFIEEGEVVSLGPNIKAFSKAVRHPGGSFSYRFTEDGKSIIFASDAEFNLEEMENIDTYIDYFRDADVLVFDTQYTFEESLQKIDWGHSSASIATDIALRAKVKKLVMFHHDPSYDDEKLDLVYLRALKYKEMFDPHGKLEIIMAYEGLEIEV; encoded by the coding sequence ATGAAAATTAAGTTTTGGGGTGTTCGAGGTTCCATAGGTTCACCCATCCGGCCAGAAAACGTAAAACATAAAATCGAAAAAATTCTCTCTTTGGCAAGTCCAACCGACATCCAAAACGAACAAAGTATTCATAGTTTTTTAAATTCTCTTAGTTTTTCCTCATCATCGACTTACGGTGGTAATACGACTTGTGTCGAAATCCGTGACAAAGAGGGAACTCTCATCATTATCGATGGTGGTACTGGTTTACGGGAACTTGGAAACCAAATGATGTCATCCCAATTTGGAAAGGGTGTGGGGCACGCCTATTGGATACTCACTCACACACATTGGGACCATATCCAAGGCATACCTTTTTTTATTCCTCTGTTTTTACCAGGAAATCATTTCGAGTTCATTTCGTCCATGAGTGATGCAGAAAAGAGGTTAGAACACCAATTTGTATTCACACATTTCCCTGTTTCCTTTGATCATTATGCTGCAAAAAAAACCTTTCAATTCATCGAAGAAGGAGAGGTTGTTTCCCTTGGCCCAAACATCAAAGCGTTTAGTAAAGCAGTGCGCCATCCTGGTGGGAGTTTTTCCTATCGGTTTACTGAAGATGGAAAATCGATCATCTTTGCATCCGATGCCGAATTCAATTTGGAAGAAATGGAAAACATTGATACATACATTGATTATTTCCGAGATGCAGATGTTTTAGTTTTTGATACACAATATACATTTGAAGAATCATTACAAAAAATTGATTGGGGCCATAGTTCGGCTTCCATTGCTACAGATATTGCCCTTCGGGCAAAAGTAAAAAAACTCGTGATGTTCCACCATGATCCTTCTTATGATGATGAGAAGTTGGATTTGGTATACTTACGGGCGTTAAAGTACAAAGAGATGTTTGATCCACATGGAAAATTAGAAATCATTATGGCTTATGAAGGTTTGGAAATAGAGGTATAA